AAtattaaatattaaaaaaaaaaacctggctaAATAAAAAGAAATTTTTGTTGAAattaatttattaattatttattcaggaacataaatatatgtttaaattctgcagcagcaccgaGCTGCCTGGGGATGTGCCTGgcattaaatcagctttactgaAGAGGTATATCAGCCGATGTCTAtatgtaaaaattaaaaaaaatcagccGAGGAGTATGTCAGTCTACTCCTGTACTCTggatttaattaaaaataaagcCTCAGAAAAGCAGacctaaaaataaaacaacatatgCTGCGCATTTAAACTGTTCATTCAGCCTTATTGATAAACCTTTACACCGGCATCATATTAACACTTCAAACTATCTGAAATGTCCCTTTAACCTCGTGAAACACATGCAAAGACAGGAGCAAACGCTGGGATGGTGCATCGTTTTTAAAGCTTTATTTAAtcttaaattttgaaaaacatgctTTCAATCAGCTATGACCTCTGTGAGAGCTAAATCGTTGGGTCTGGGTGTTGTAATGATTACATCATGTTGTCATGGTAAAGAGGCAAATGTTCGAAAGACAAGAGTGACTTGTCTGTACTCACATCTGGCACCGTGGACTCTGATCCTCCTGGGAAAGAAACATCCAGTCAGTACCTGAGGTATGCACAAGAAGAACTCCACACGTTTGCCCCAGAGCTACAGACTATATAAACATTAACGTAACCTCAAGTCAGTTGATGAatcatttttttaattaagtGTCAAATCGTAACAGTAACTGATGTTTTCTGCAAGCTTCATGACAAAACTTCCTTCAGGAGTTATTGATTCTCTCCATACTAGATTATAAACATGTTGACATTTACGGCCGATGTAATCCCAATCCCTCTTAGAGGGGAATCCACACATTTGATTGTGAAAACAAGATTGAGCTGAAATCAGACGCATGCATGCAGTAATGACACGAGCATGGAGCAGCCAGTCTGAAACAGGGGCTCTGGTGCATCCACCCCCAGGTAAGCCTTTAGCTTCAGCAAAGAGAAAAGTGTGTCAAGCTTCATTCAATATCACCGCAAAAGCAGGAGGATTCAGACGCTTTGCTTTTGCAGCTGGTAAACTGGAATAATGTCACTCTGCGTCAgaccagatttttttttaaatgtttgttttcagaTAACTAGATTGATTTAGATTCGGCAGCATGTCAGAATCCCAGGTTTTACCAGAGGTGAGAAGGTCACTGCGAACATAACCCCGTTTACCACAGAGGAAGACCAGTGCACTGACACTGGACCCTGAGTCGCCTGAGGGAGGGAAGGGGGACATCACATGGGTCAAGCTTCACCACTTAGGCTTTTGAGAATTGAACAGTGCTTTTTCTACACTGCAATATTATGTTGaaattagttgtgtgtgtgtgtgtgtgtgtgtgtgtgtgtgtgtgtgtgtgtgtgtgtgtgtgtgtgtgtgtgtgtgtgtgtgtgtatggtcatGTATGAATGATGTGCacaatatatgcatatatatcaaATGTAATGACTGTATGAGATgcgaccccaggaagaatagcggctgtatgtcagcagctaatggggatcttaataaacaaacaaacaaaccaccagAACCGAACAAGACAAAAAACAAAGACAAATGGACCTAGAGAGGAATTCTGACAACTTGCAACCAACTGAATGGAACACAAAGCTGTAAATAACAAGGAAACATGCAGCTCCTACTGAGAAACACAGAAAAGAGCACATAGAAACCAGCCACCAGAGTACACACAAGTCAGAGCCACCCACAACCCATCACtctttcttttttaccttgctcAAAAAACTCTGACCTCCGTTTTAAGTTTTTCAAAGACATTGGTTCTGATTCTACATGAGAAAATGGAAAAACAAGATCAAATAAGACAAGAGAAAGGATTCTTTTATCACCACATCAACATAAGTAACAGCAACAGTCACCTCTATGCTTACTACCATCAGGAGGATTCATTTCTTACATACCTTGTGTCCCAGTCAACAAACTGACCAGAAATAATCTGACCTTTCTGTCTGCTCTTTACCTTTGTTCCTCATGGTCACTGATTCCTCTTGGAGATTGCCATTAACTCTGTTTGAAGCCACATCCTGCAGAGAAACGTCACAGGGTGTAAACTCATTAAACAGTCCTCTAACCAGTGATAATACTGGAACAATAATAAAAAGGACCTTACCACCAGTAGAGGAGTGGGAGCATCCTTGGCTGGTCCAGTTTCTGTGAAACTGAGTGAGGTGAAGTCCAGGCTGGAACTGACGGTCTTCGTTTCAGGGGTACCTAGAAGTATCGGATGATCCGTACTGGTCAGATTGATggtcttatggcttttaaatggcagggAAGGCTGATCTCTGTCCCAGTCTGCATGCAGTCAATGCAACAGGcaacaacagaaaaaaaagatTGTGCAATTGCACATAAATGCATGTTTTGTGAATGTTTATGTCAGCCCCAATACTTCCACACACTAAGCAAGGGGTGGGGGTGCCAAGGTGTTATTGTAGAGAGCAGCAGGGGTGACAGAGAAACCTTCCCCAGCCATGCAGCCCGTTAAAAGCTTCGTAAACCCAAAACCTCTAGACCTTCCTAAGCTGTTAAGGAGTCCAGATAAGCCCCGACTGTGCCTTCACTTTCTAAGGAAACACTGAACAACATGGACCTGAGCAGGTTAGCTCTCCAAGAAATGAAAAATAAGGTAAAACCAGCAAATTTAAAAAATGACcagtgaaaacaaaaagaaagcacAAGAGGAAATcaatcccccctccccccccacccccatatgcgcgcacgcgcacacacacacagagagacagagacagagagagagagagagagggacagagacagagacagagagagagagagacagagagagagagagacagagagagagagagagacagagagagagagagagagagagagagacagagacagagacagagacagagaaagagagagacagagacagagagagacagagagagagagagagacagagacagagagagagagagagagagagacagagacagagacagagagagagagagacagagacagagacagagacagagacagagagagagagagaggtcagAACAACACCGGTCATCCCCTTGCCAGGCCAGTAAGGACAAATCCATCACTCAGCTGTCATGAGATCATTCATGGATGACTTCACAATAGTTTACGGACCAATTTAGGATGCCACAACTGTTTAGTAATGCACAGAGCTTAAGCAGCATTGTCAGTGCAGGAATGTTACCCTTAAACATTTCATTCACTTTCAATAAACACACAGGTATGCAgcagcgcgcgcgcgcacacacacacacacacacacacacacacacacacacacacacacacacacacacacacacacacacacacacacacacacacacacacacacacacacggtgtacAGATGACTCACTGTTCTGGCCATGACGCCGGACATCCATGACCAGGCTGCCCTCCTGCAAAGCCTCCTCCATGCAGGACTTCCAGGCTGTGTAGCTCATTTCTGCCACCTTGTGCCCGTTCACCATTAGCACCTCATCCCCCACCTGAAGCTGGCACATCTCAGCCGGGCTACCTTAAAAGAACATAAAGGTCAGGGGTCAGCAAAGGAGCATTTACTCACATTACCGTCAgaacttttgtattttctaattaaaTAGAAAAATAAGAAAATGTAATTATTTCTGCAATATTTGATGGcttctttgatattttttctcCCAGTTCATcttgtttgttttcatgtttaatgttttctgttcagcattatattttagagactcgcTTAAGTAAGGCAGCTGACCATGATGGCCTACTTACAGAATTTGTGATAAATTAGCATCGTTTGCTTTCACAAAAGCATAAAACTACATGAAACCTGGATAAAATTTCATGCAAATGACTAAAACACAGCCGTGTGAAGCTGGTATGAGACATTATCAGTATTACTAAAACACACAGCCTTGTGTGTGGTGCAGTAGGAGAATCTCAGTAGGAGAGGCTCAGGCCCAGCAGATCTGACCCAGATTGATGCTGTCCTACATAGGTCTGGCATCATCACTGCAACGGACTCGAAAGCCTGCTGACAACCAACAAGCTGCATTTAAATGGGAGATAAACCAGATCCAGAGTACTGGTCATCAATATCACCCTGCAGACCAAACGAATGCATGATCGTTGTTGACTCGCTTTAGTAAAATGCAAACATCTCTGCATGAGTTGAGTCTGAAGGTAAGTTGTGTTAGTACCTGGTTGAATGGAGGTGACCCGAGCGCCTGTTGAGTCCCAGGCTGCATGAAAACCAAAGTCTCTGCTGCTGTTGGGCTTCTGGTTGAGGCTAATACGCATGTCACAAAAGTTCTTCTAGGAACAAAACACAGGTGAGGAGAGCATGTGCTTCCATCCTGACGCTGGGACAAATAACTGAGCCCCAGACATGGCTGGACTCCTTCACAACCACTACAAAATACCTTGCTAGTTTCTTTGGCTGGAGCAGAGCTGACAGGAGCTTCAGTCTTCACGTCAGACGAAGCAGATGAGACGCTCGGATTTGAGGTGGAGCTTTCTGATTTGgtcttctcttcctcctcttcttcttcactgCTGTGTGCTGAGCTGGACAGAGCCTCGTCCTCAGAAGTCATGAACTGCTGATACCGGCTCGGTACCGAGGCCTTCTTAGAAACGTCTACATTTCCGTTGACACGCTTGCTGGTGTCATCCACCTGCAGAATGAACATCATGTGTCAAACAGCTTGTTGGAGGAACTTGAACAGTACTGGTGCTTCTCAACAACAAGGAGAAAATCTGGTGGATAAGAAATACCGCAGCTCTGACTCTACACTAAAAGAGGTTCCTGTCCTCTCGTGCTGCATTGCTGTAATAAATCACTGCAGTACTCACCGTGTAGGCTCTGGGAAGAGAGGCGATACGGGAGGACTGGCTCCCAAAGGGCCTCGGTGTGACAACCGAGGTTAGACGGGCGCCATTCGATATCTGGTAGCTCCTGGGGAGGGAGGCGGAAACCTGAGACACCCCAGGAGGTTTGGGCTCCATTGAGCTGAACTGTGGTGGTTTTTTCTGCAGAGAACCAGAGGAGGGGGCCTCCACCTTAGTCTGTGCGCCCAACAACAAAGGCTCGGGCTCAGGCTCCTCCTGCGTGGAGCTAGAAGAGGAGACGACACTTGTGGCCTCCTCTGTTTTGATGGCGTGTTCTTTGGCTTGACTCTTGTGTTCTGGTGCATCTGCTGGAGGGCTGGATTTGGTGACGGAGATGTGGTTGATAGGAGTGATGATGGTGGGGCTGCTGGCTGCAGGACTGTCCACAGCTTCTGCTTCCTGTGCAGTGGGAGGGGAGGCAGCTCTAAGAGTAGGCAGGGAGGCAGGAGGGGGTTCTTCAGCTCTCCGAGAGTACTCAGAGGAGTGGTAAGGAGTGTCAATAGTGGAGCTCCTAGGAAGGCGGTTTCTGGTGAATAAGGAAACAACAGGTGCATCAAATACTTCCTCGCTGTCACCTAAGAAAGAGAGCGATCCCAGACGGCTGCCGATGCTGCTCCttcctttattttctctgtggATTGAGACAAGAAATGAGGGCAAAATAAGTTGGGCTGCATCAGAGGCGGGTAACCCAAAAACTGAAGATGAATGAAGATGGCTGAAATCTGAACACAGAAAGAGATTCTTTTCCAACTACACATTCAAATAATACCATCTCCTCACCCACCCAATGATGGGGTTCTGTTTAAAAATGCACTAATTATCATACAAGCATTTTCTTTTATGACCTTAGCAAAGTTTTCCCCTCCGAGGGTACAAAATGTGCACAAGAGGGAAAAAGTCAGTATGCAGCATCAAAACCCCCATCATCCTCACAGCACCTGAGCCACCTGATCCAGGTGCGCTTCACCTCACCTCTCCTCTTGCACATCCTTGAAGGACTTGGACCCTCTGTCTGCGCCGTATGTAATCTGCTCAATCTTctctctttcttctttcttcttcactATATCAGAGTTCACACTCCGGCGTCTGTTTTTCCATTTGCTCAGGTCCTGCAAAGAAGAGTAAACCTCAGGTCACCTCATGCATCACATCTTAAACAGTTAAGCTAGATAAAGCAGACTGAGTGTCCTGCATCGCTAAGTGTGCAATTGAGGGGAGAGAAGTTAAGGAGAAAGCAAGACCGGGGGAGAAAGGGAGAGAGGACTACATTTGAAGGTGTTCTATTTGTGAGCCTTAAGCTCCTCCCTGTGCATTGGGGACTGAGTGACCTAAATgctgatttaaaactttttcttcTTGTAATGACATCAATCAGACACCTGCTAGGTATAACAACTAGTATATGCATCATGCATATGTGGAAATAAGTCATGCATTATTACTTACAGTCTTATTTAGGCAGATATTTAAGTGTTTAAGATGGACAAACTTTTATGTGAGATGACTTTATATGCagaaagcttttattttcttttaatcaGTTGCAGTTATTCTGCCCTTTGTCTGACATCCTCTTATTTAAGGACATGATTTCATCTGAACTTGAGCCAATTTAGGAAATTTGCACAAGACAGACAATAGCCAGAGGGCAGCACTGCACCAACTAGTTCCTGCATCTCTGTTTTCAATCTAGAGCGCTTCATTTTCTCCCTGCAGCCGTCTGCTGCACACATCTCATGCCTCACCTCACTTCAGCTGTATTTGTATTTCTGCATAGCCTTTTGTTTCTGTAAATAGTTCAGAAATCGGATAATACTCACATCCTGCCAGCGATCCTCACTGCGTTTAATCTGCTCACGATACTTCTGAAGCTCCTCAAAGCGATTCTGATGGAGAACTGGGGCATCCTCCAGGATATCGGATGTTGATTTACTCCTGAGAGAAGGAAAAATGTGAAacaagtgcaaaaaaaaaaaaaataaaaaatacgggTTTAATATTCAAAACCGCTTAGACGACAAATCTAGCAGGTGTTGGGAAACGTCACACAGGAGGGAAACGTTAAAAAGTCCAATATTATTGATGAAACCATTCCAGATAAGCATGCACCACATTAATAAGTTTATGTTATAACAAGTTAGTTTGTATACACAGCACACAGGTCAGCTGAAAAACATATATAATAGGTTAGTGACACGCTGCTGTTCTCCCTCCATGATCATGCAAAAGTCTCACTGATGgagaaaatctgctcattggacacGCTGCAATTTATGGCTACTGTATGAatcctttgggttttttttcCATCCCCCTGACCCTTGACCTTGGCCCAGTGCCACACAATAGTCAGTGTTGCGTGTCAGCTAGAGTGAGAACAGCAGAACAAAAGCAGGAGGCAGCAGGATGCGACTGGAAGGCCAGAACCAATGTCCACATTCCTGAGAGCCAGCATCAACTCACCCATCCATACTCTCCTGTGTTTGGAGCTCTCTATGGAACCGGAGACAATCACAGACAATAAAGTCACATTTCTGCTCTTTTTACCTTTTAATTCGACAACATAGCTCTGGTCTAGAGCTTGAGATCAATTACAGGCTTTTGTAACAGCTCCGTCACAGCCAGTGTACATGATTTGGCCTGTCGTCTTCTttaagcacgtgtgtgtgtgtgtgtgtgtgtgtggtacgctcacatagctGCATCCCATTTCTATACCTAGACATTTAGCTGGGGGAGGTGTGCAGGACCCTAAACAATGCTGCCTTTCTGGAAACtccaacatgtcgtcactggaaaCCTGACTTTACACATCTGGGAGTGAAGTAGCTCCAGATGAGCTTGACTCGGGTTAAATGGTTGCCTTGTGTCCGTTTTTAAACACTTTACTCGTGCACTGATCTCTATGGAGTCACGCTTATTTTCAGATCTGTGGGGAATTTCTGTAGTGTCTGACGTTGGCATGACAACTCGCTTCAGTCCGGACAAtaaaggtgttggacttggatcgTTCCTCCTGCTGAGGAGGTCAGATCTGACACTTCAGTGTGAAGTATTTTTTCTGAGGGAATAACAAAGACAGACTAATTTTATCCACTGCAAAGTCACCAAGTTGCTCATATTTGTATTTATtaagcagatttttttttcaaatttaaaaTCATACACAAACTCAGTTTTGCAGGAAAACAGCAAATCATTTGGTCTGTGCGCGGTTTATGTCCACAAATCCAACTACACAGAGGTTTATTGAACAATCGGATAGTTCAAACCATGCATATATGATGTAAGATACACCACCGATTACTCAGATTATGTAAAATTTCCCCACATTTCATTTTCTGGTTTATGAAACACCAAAGAGactatttccaaaaaaaaaaagaacttaagCAGGTGAAATTTCCAGCTCTAACTGTGAGGATTCAACATCAAACAGGGAATATTTTAATGGTACATAATAAAAGGAGAAGCTAACAGCTAAAAGCTAGCTCCTTCTACAACTTGAGAGCCGCTAGCCTCTCCAACATGAGCCTCTTCTTGTATCTTAAGCGGCTGGCTTCTCTGATGGCCTGCCACTTCTGCAGGTCCTCTTTGCTACAGGATGATGGTACCGATGGAGACATGCGAGCAGCTGAAGGTTGGCTCTGATCAGAAAAAACTCCAAGTTTCCGAATCAGCATGTCATCTGTTTTAGGACACGCCTCCTTCTTAGCCTGACTCTGGTTAGCCGTTGCGGTTTTCTGATTCAGAGGACTTGGGGGGCAGACAAGTCTGGCTTTGAGCGCGGGGGGGAGCGCCCACGGCTCTGGGACGTGCATGGGGGTGTAGTTGTCTGGAGCTCCTGATGGTGCACGTTGCTCTAAAGCTTGTTGAATTTTCTCTTTACGACAAACAACGTCGTCCTCCTCGATGTCTGGATAATCTATTTCCTCACTGACTCCATGGCGATGCTGCTGGGTGATGATGTTGAGCTGCGGCTCAGACGTGTAGAGCCGGCGTTTAGCACTCAGCTGAGTCTTCATCATAGCCAGGTCCGTGTTGGACTGAAATGACAAGGTTCTCCTGGCAAACATGTCGTCGTTCTCCAAGTCGGGGTGAAGACTTTCATAGTCAATGGGATCTGGAGGCTCTCTGGGGTCTTGGCGCCCCAGGAGGGGCCACTTTTCACATTTAACCAGTTTGGGACCTGAGCTGGGGTCCACAGGGGCAAACACCACCGCAGGGGTTTCTAGGAACGGGGACTGTAACTTTGGGAGCTGTGGGAGTGTGTGTGGTTGGACATGAGGACTGCAGGGTGAGCAAAGGGAGAGAAAAGGACAGAAGTGATGAGTGCATGCATGTGAACTAGATCACagagcaagaagaggagaaaaagGTACAAAAAAGCAGCTATTGTTAGGATTTTTGACTCAAATCAGACTTCAGATTAAATGAACACTGCAATGAAATAAAGCTGCTATAAAGTCAAAAAATGGCTGCAAGTAAACTAGAATACTACAGAGAAACAGCCTTTTTCTGACCAAAGCAAGCACGTTTCTTGTTAAAGCATGTTAAATCAACATCAGTAACTCAGCAGTGTCGTTTATTAGTAGCTTGTCAGAATTTCAGCCCTTTATGGGGCAAATCGTCAGCTTTGTCTAACATTGATGCTTCAAAACAATCCTGCATCATCACAGTCGTGCAGCTGTATCGACCTTTTCCCATCAACAAGGGTGGTCTGAGCCGAGGCCTCGTGTGTgtgggcgtgagagggaggtgggCCGTGAGGAGAGGGGGCTGAGGAGAGCCAGGGGCTGATGTCACACTCCGAGTCGTCTGACGAAGAGCCGGACTTCTGGCGGCTACTGCCGAGAAGAGCGGGACAGGTGAAGGGAAAGGGATGGAGCCACACAGAGGAGAGGGAATGCAGTTGTTGGAAAAGAGAAAGAAACATAAGTGGGAGGAATTTAGACAGCACAGAAGAAACCAGTGTACCACAGAATTGAAGATGTTTGGTTTTAATTGCATGCAATTATTTgggaaaaatgaatgaaagtaaGTGAGAAAAGAAAATGCAGTGATGCGTGTATGGGTAGGTCCCGGACATGCAGCATCCGAATCCCCTCACACACCTGAAACCCTGCATCTTCTTGTACCAGGGTCTCCTCTGAGAGCCCAGTTTGATCTTCTGTATGTGGTCGTCTTCCTCAGGAGTCCAAAACTTTGGTAAAAACTTGTTGTAGGACACGCTGCTCACAGGTTGGGGGTTGACCCCTATCTTGCGAGCATAGAGGTCATCTTGCACTGGATCAGCATAGCCCACCTCATCATCGTCCTCCTCAGAGTCATCATCATACATGTCCCTGAACAGGCTGTCCGTGTTCACGGCTCGGTGGTGGTCCACCTTCACAGAACTGTGCATGGGGGACTGAGTTTTCCAGCTTCTGCTGCTCAAGAGAGACAGCCAACAAGTgtcaaaatgattattttaatagCTGAGATGCTCACAAGACACACAGAAAATGAAGCATTTGTGTTGAGCACAACAACCTCAAATCAGATGATGCAAGGATTAGCAAACCAAAGCAAGCGCAAAGAAGAAAGCTGATTTGACGACTCAAATCGCAGAGGCGAATATGGATGCACCGCAGTTCAAATCGCTGAATGAattgaacaaaaaacaaaaaaatcaaagTGGTTGAAGCAATGTTAAGGGCCAAAACGAACAACAATCTCGTTCATGGTTGCAGTAACCATGCAAACCAAGGGTAAGAAGCTCTCATCAGATAAGCAAATCACAAGGCATCGATCCAATCTCTGACCTGTCGAAGGTCATGTTCTGTTGAGGGGCAACTCTGGGAGAGACAGAGACCTTGGACCCAGGTTTAACCCAAGCCACCCCTGCACCTGCCGAGGGACTGATGGGCATGGCGAAGTTGGTGGGAGGAGCCGGGGAGAGGCTGTGGAAGCGTCTGCTCGCCAGATCGTCTAGAACGAGATCAGGATCGGGTCGATCTGCGTCTGAGTCGCTGTCACTTCCACAATCGTAGCCCCACTGGTAGTGAGCTGCTGGAACGGCACTCTGGGTACTGTGACTGTGGCCGAGGCAGCGAGTGGAAATCGTTCCACAGCAAAAACGAAACACAAACACCACGAACCGTTCACAAACAACACAGTGATGAGAGCAGGAATGCAAAAACAGCCACCATGTAAACTTCCGACAAGGAGGAAGAGCCAGAAGTTTTTAATAACATGACAGACTGTTCAGGACTGGTTGGTGTACCTGGTGAGCGGGCCTTCATTCTCTGCGTAACTGAGGGTGGAGAGGCTGCGTCGGCTGTCCTCGCTGCGCTCAGCCCGTTTCTTCCTCAGCGGAGCGGGAACATAGCCTGAAGGTTTGTCCTTTGAAGGCAGGAACTGGTTAAACTGCGTGCTGGCTTTAGGCGTGATGACGAGCGACCGGCGGTAGCTGATGTTGTTTTGGTTGTTAGCCATCTTGAAGATGGAGTCTGCTTTGGTGTCGCTACAACAACCTGGACCAGCAAAGAGGAGAGGAACGCAAATGTTTGTGAGATGGAAAAAGGTGAGAGAGGACAACAGATGCACATGGAAAGAACACAAACacgggtttgtgtgtgtgagactatGGAGAAGTAACCAAGGGGCGCAGGGTGCAGAACAGAGGCCTCTTCATTTACAAGCTGCTGCGGTTGGGTGTGGAATTTCTCACCCGTTACAGACTAAAGGGCTGTCCTCCATAAAACTACACCTCGGGATCACTCCAGCCTTTATTGATTTAGTTTTTCTTGATTTCAGGTTGGAGAAAAATTTCTTTTGACTGATGATTTAATTGCAAAAGCACACCACTAGATGGCAACTTGACTTTCCTTTCCAGGAGGCACAAATACTAGATCAGCTGGATCAAAGATACTCATAAAACACACAGAAGACAGGAGTTAATGTGCTCATGTCTACACGTTCTACCATACCCTCACTGCTGCCTTTCAGAGTGGTGTCGGAGGAGATGCTGTGGGGTCGGGAGCCCACGGAGTCCAAGCTGTCCAGGGAGTCGTCTCTCCTGTGTCCTCCACtttctccacctcctcctctcaGATGGTGAAGCTCCTCTCTCTCTGAGCACCAACTATCCCCAAACCCACTGTCTCTGATGCTGTTGCCCTTCTGGCCGTCTGATTCTTGCAGAGCCTTTCCAGACAGAAACACAGACTAGTCACACATTTAGGTTAGAAGGtactagtttgtgtgtgtgtgtgtgtgtgtgtgtgtgtgtgtgtgtgtgtgtgtgtgtgtgtgtgtgtgtgtgtgtgtgtgtgtgtgtgtgtgaaattggtTTTCTAACCCTTGCAGCCTCTGTTACATTCCTATAAGGGCCATACGAGGTGATGCATGGTGACATTCACTAGGAATACACTCATTATTTTTTCTCCTCTTCAAAAACAAACACCCTGGTGCCATCACACCCTTAATGACTGTTTTCACCATGAGAAAATATCGCCTTTGGACAGACCAGAGAACCTCAGAGCCACCCTGAACAGAATGGCATCAAACAAGCCAAAACGTGTCAGCCacttaaaaaagaaaacaaatctcAGTTCTGTAATCTGCACAATCCCACCAGACAATACAAGTCCACAAATTAAAGCCAACCTAAACCCCGAGCCACTGAACTTGGATTAACGTGGCTCAAACATACAAAATGAGCTCCAACCAACTGCTATTACTGACAATCCCTGAAGTCAGTTCAATTACAGAGGACTGGCACCCAAACCTTtaaatcaacatgaacacaaagcGCCAAGTTCAACACTGGCACATGCTTGGAGGGGGTTCTTCTCTCAAGAAAAGCAGCAGCTATTTTAACACGAGAGCTATGCAGACTGCAGTAAACAAGATTAAAATAGCCGAGTTAGGGATCGGGTCATTTGTGACAACTTATGTTTTGGAGGCCAGCGTGCTGCAGCCCCTCGATCTTTCTGCAGTCCCTCCTCTACACATAATCCACATACCGGGGGGATTCAGAAGCTCGTGTGCATAGAGTGTAAAAGAGGACTTGAATATGTGCCAAAACATATGGATAGGACACCTTAAACAGTAATCACCTTGTACAGCGCTGTGCCCAATAATCCCTCAAACGCCTTCAAATTCAGGTAAGGCCCATTATAGAGACGATCAAACTGAGCCCGTCTACCAAGCCAGAAAATGGTGATTAAAACCTGGAAATGAAACAGGGAACAGTTTAATAAACACAATTCAACAAGAAAATTATTTACACAGAAGCACACATTAAAATGGTAGAATCATCCCTTGATCCTGAGTGACCTGCTGCACCAAAAGCAAGCAACGGCTATGATATTGGAAATCTGCTGGATCAGCCTTATCTAGAAAACACAGCTGCTGTGTCTGCACGCATCAACAGGTGGGACAGGTACTGTAAATATAATGTACCAAAGCAAAgaataaacaattaaataaataaataaaaggtttgagCTCTGCTTTAATGCAAACAAAAAGTGTATCTTTTTTAgcctaaataaacaaacacaggaGTTTAGATTTGAATATTTTAGTGATTCTTTTTCTAGACGACTTCTAGTAAACTCACAAAACACTCACATTTTTCAGCCTCCTGTTGGTCTCCTGATGCCTGCGAGGAAAAGATGAGAAAATCAGTGTTTGAGTATGAGAGAAAACAACCAAACAGGAACAGAGGGTGTTGTTGGTGGAGCTTTATGTGTGGGACAG
This sequence is a window from Nothobranchius furzeri strain GRZ-AD chromosome 14, NfurGRZ-RIMD1, whole genome shotgun sequence. Protein-coding genes within it:
- the lmo7a gene encoding LIM domain only protein 7 isoform X2 — translated: MEWREQSSVSCEEAYFEAQRWIEAVTEQKFGNNDFRSALENGIRLCELINKIKPGTIRRVNRLPTPIAGLDNLNVFLKACGKLGLKEAQLFHPGDLQDLSTRVTVKHQETNRRLKNVLITIFWLGRRAQFDRLYNGPYLNLKAFEGLLGTALYKALQESDGQKGNSIRDSGFGDSWCSEREELHHLRGGGGESGGHRRDDSLDSLDSVGSRPHSISSDTTLKGSSEGCCSDTKADSIFKMANNQNNISYRRSLVITPKASTQFNQFLPSKDKPSGYVPAPLRKKRAERSEDSRRSLSTLSYAENEGPLTSHSTQSAVPAAHYQWGYDCGSDSDSDADRPDPDLVLDDLASRRFHSLSPAPPTNFAMPISPSAGAGVAWVKPGSKVSVSPRVAPQQNMTFDSRSWKTQSPMHSSVKVDHHRAVNTDSLFRDMYDDDSEEDDDEVGYADPVQDDLYARKIGVNPQPVSSVSYNKFLPKFWTPEEDDHIQKIKLGSQRRPWYKKMQGFSSRQKSGSSSDDSECDISPWLSSAPSPHGPPPSHAHTHEASAQTTLVDGKRELQTQESMDGSKSTSDILEDAPVLHQNRFEELQKYREQIKRSEDRWQDDLSKWKNRRRSVNSDIVKKKEEREKIEQITYGADRGSKSFKDVQEERENKGRSSIGSRLGSLSFLGDSEEVFDAPVVSLFTRNRLPRSSTIDTPYHSSEYSRRAEEPPPASLPTLRAASPPTAQEAEAVDSPAASSPTIITPINHISVTKSSPPADAPEHKSQAKEHAIKTEEATSVVSSSSSTQEEPEPEPLLLGAQTKVEAPSSGSLQKKPPQFSSMEPKPPGVSQVSASLPRSYQISNGARLTSVVTPRPFGSQSSRIASLPRAYTVDDTSKRVNGNVDVSKKASVPSRYQQFMTSEDEALSSSAHSSEEEEEEEKTKSESSTSNPSVSSASSDVKTEAPVSSAPAKETSKKNFCDMRISLNQKPNSSRDFGFHAAWDSTGARVTSIQPGSPAEMCQLQVGDEVLMVNGHKVAEMSYTAWKSCMEEALQEGSLVMDVRRHGQNNWDRDQPSLPFKSHKTINLTSTDHPILLGTPETKTVSSSLDFTSLSFTETGPAKDAPTPLLVDVASNRVNGNLQEESVTMRNKESEPMSLKNLKRRSEFFEQGDSGSSVSALVFLCGKRGYVRSDLLTSGGSESTVPDIPVPVITPSSSRWSWDPEEERRRQEKWQKEQERLLQEKYRRDQEKLQEEWLKAQQEISTSVGQQEQPGSLQVNSHSIRPRSPPSSAHRPTPLWEEEEQKGKLEEERQRQEQERRKREEEERELQRLQEERRRKEMQEEEERMRKEEEELRWQRRREEEREEERRRQEAVEQQRRARFLEQQWSGTSHGFDSVQHPLSFTDRARSQSSPQLDEEDKPQQGGAHEQPEGATQWLQREKLRIARDRQAQSLRIVMEWEMRNESKRVTGAGVTEKKAQLPSSQAEADRQQILNEMKKKTPLLTDGSWIRQRSASTVNSKDSDVPPMRRGESLDNLDASSNSWHSSSRTPRSSSFAQNYSRPQSALYSNTSFYTGGSGAPRPVSSTLPSSHSTGSLRGWTGTNSSPWSQPSPSLSTPPPITSPDPISEAGAPQQQSRSVSGKKICTFCDTPLGKGAAMIIESLGLCYHLGCFKCIDCKCDLGGSKAGAEVRIRNKQLYCNSCYVRFKSGQPTSI